GTTCAAGTTCATTATTTCCTACAGTCACATTAATAGCATAAGAATATCACAAACTTGGATAGCAAGAAATTAACAGTAATTATATATGAATCTTAACATGTTCCATCAACACAGTTTTGTCATTAAAATCTTCTCCACAAATACCACAGACCAATTCGTCTCCGTCGTCGCTTTCGTGTTGATGATACTGTACAACTTGTATTACAGCTGTCTGGGATGTTCCCTCTTGCATTAACGATTCTTGTCCAATTTCATTGTGATCTTTCACGTTTTGATCTTGTCTAGTTGAATGATGCGTTACCATATCCATAGGTATATCGCTATTATTTATTTGTGCAATTTGACTGGAAAAGTTTTCATGGTCCTGAGGATTTGGTAGTGTTAGAACAGGTAATGATTCGTTTTGTTTTGATATTAAGTGCAAAGTATTATTTTGTTTTGAAGTCTGTATTAAATGCATTGTAGTTATTTCACTATGATTAGTTGTAGGATGGAGTGTGCTTCCTTTTTGTTTTATGGAAACTACATGAGCTGCATTGTTCTGTTTATCTATAGTGATCATATTTAAGGAGTCCCCATGACTATGATTAGTTTGTGAAATATGCATATTTTCATCTTGTTTTTCATTAACTATCAATTGTACATTATCAGGTTTAAGTTCTGATATTGCAATATAATTTTCATTACGTTTTTCCGTGGTGACTACGAGAAAGGTACTATTTTGCTTATCATTTAAAATTTGCTGGTCGTCTGATTTATCTGTCTCTGTGATAGACAAAAGTGCTTCATTTTGTTCAGCTTTAGAAATCATACGATTTACAGCCCCCTGTTTTTCTTGCAAGCTAGTGGTTGGagatacttttgatttttttttaactggCTTAGGTTTTGGGGCATTATTATTTGTTTTAGCTTTTGCTTCTGCTATCATTTGATCAGAATGTTTAACGATATGCGCGCATAATTCATCGCGATCTTGATTCAAAGCACCGCATATGGGACAAGAGAAAGGAGGTCCAGTTActtcagtttcgtttttcccGGCTGCATGAACCCATCGAACATGTTCTCGGAGAACAACCTTTTGATTGAATGCCCTTGAACACAGAGGACAAACATGCGGTCTTTCTCCTGTGTGAATACGTTCATGTTTCCTTAATGTTCCACCATCTCTAAATGCTTTCCAACAAAATTTACAACCATATGGTCTCTCTCCAGTGTGAGTTCTGTGATGTATTAAATAACCCTGTCTAGATGAAAATGTTTTGGAGCATGTGTCGCAATGAAAATGGGCAGGACTTCCAGCATGTGTTCTACCATGTTCCCAAAGCCCCTGACGAGATACAAAACTTTTACCACATTCTGTACAAGTAAACGGAGAATCGCCCGGATGCGCTGATAATCTGTGCTCGTCCAATTGATTCTGTTTTTCAAACTGTGTCCCACATACCTCACAGGAATGTGTTTTCTTTCTGTGAATCCATTGATGCCTGAACATTTTCTGTTTAGTTGTAAATTTTTTACCGCAATCGGAACACGAGTGTTTACCCCATTTATTGTTAGGTGTACCTTGCTCTATATTATTTTGCATTATCTTTTTTGCACAAGTTGTTTGATGAGTAGCTAAATGATTGCCATCTTGGAACTGTTTATCACAGTATTCACATTCAATTGGCATGTTCCAATTTTTAGATGCATGAATTTTTTCATGAGATACCAATGCTGTTGCGCGCGAAAAACTAATTCCACAGTGTCTACAAGTATGTTGCTTTGTACCATTTGTTTCAATTCCTACATAATTTCttctattttcattattatatgaTAATGTTTCAACTTTTACCATTGTATCTGTATTATTGAATGAGTTCAAAGAGAGATTGTATTGTTGATTGACTTGGTTATTTATATTACTTTGCTGAGTATATTCAAACTGTGTAACTTCTCCATTTGGCATCACAGTAAACTCATGTAGAGTGTCTATTTTTTCTTGAGGATTGGATATAGTACTTACTGTTGATTGTTCACTGTGAAAATTATAAGATGGAACTGTCCAGTTAACTGTATCATAAGTCTGAACAGTTTGTATAGATGAAGATGGCACTTGGTTATTTTGGGATTCAGTCATATCTTCTGGCCATTTTCTAAATGTTTCTTCGGATTGTGATATACTATTACCCTGTGATTGCATGATGGCACGTCCAGCAACATACGTGTGAATTTTCATATGGTTAGATAAACTGGAAGGCCTCTGAAAATCTGCTCCACATATTGTGCACTTGTGAGGTCTTTCTATTTGATGTACTTCTAACATATGACACCTTAAGCTGCTTTTTGAACGGAATAAATTACCACAAGCTCTACAAGCATGCGGCCGATCCACTTGATGACAAACCATATGATTGTTCAAGTCCATTTTCCTTTCAAATCTTTCCCCACAAGTCATGCAAGATAATTTAGTAGGGGTACATGTGGTATGATGTTTGGTCATCTCAGATTGTGTAAAAAGGTTTGTGCAATTAGGACAAGATACTTTTTTGTCATCAAAACATGGATACATTCCACCAAGTTGTCGTAGGGCTTCTACAGCCATAGATTCATCGTCTCCAGATGTGTATTGCTGTTGCTCTTCCTGTTTAATATATATTGGATACACTACACGATTTTCATCTTCCTCATCAGAATGTTCTGTCAAGATTTCAACAGCAACTTGTGCCTCTGTAATACCAGAATTGACATCCGTAACGGATACTTCTGTAAGACCTTCCTGAAGGGCACACTCGTCAACAGGTTCACATATCTCCTCATGAGATATGATATTATCTTGTATACCATCGTGTACCCCAGAAAGAGGAAATGTAACGTACTGTTCATTTTCGTGGGATTCCATTGTAGAGTATGTTATGCTAAAGACTGAAATGTATTAAGTAAAATCTTTATAGACCTAGTTTTACCTCATGTTAAGTTAGGTCCTGTCACCACTGATACCCAAGCGGTATTTGCCGATGTGCGTAAACGCATTACAAACTATTGTGTTTCCTTTATTGGTATTGTTAAGAAACGCAGTGTATATTTGTCTCTCTCACACTGTAATCCAATACGGCGTATCGTCAAGTCTTATCTTTATTAACTGCGTACGAAACTACGTATATGGAATTTCTATATTCGTTAAATTACTCGTGTAAAAGCATGACTATGGAATTTAATCCAGTACGCGTGATGTATTTGTTgtataaatttgtaaatttacCACCGTTCGAACGAtggtgtaacgaggttatttgcACAGAAGTGCACCAAATCGTGCGCCACCTGAAGTTGTCGGCGTACTTTGCGCAATGCCCAACAAGTTGATATTTCGATACTTCAAAAGAGTCGATGAACCAAATTTATAAACATTCAAATATTTATTGCAGTAGTATGTTATACTTACCCATTTTATTGTAGTTACGATGTCATTTGGGTCTTCTACGAATAAGCCTTTTCTCTCCCAATGGATAATCTTCTTTCACCTTATGACACTTTATTTGTTTCACAACACACAAATAACatttatatttacattaaaaCCACGTTCTAGGTGCAAGTTAGTGTTAATTAAAGTAACAATACTATTAATACCACTTATCGAATAGAATGTACGGTAAAAGAACAATTTCAATCCCgctatttttttttagctatttttcccgctatgtttttcaataaccgtatcaatttgttacacagaatcaaatgttatatatttgactTAACTTAACTTTAATTCATAACGattgaaaatggaatttttcaGTGTAGGAAGTTTATTCGTATTTTGTTTTAAGGCACCAtcaattttttgtattatttgatTAACTGTAATTAAACGATAAATGgaattaaatataattgaacAATAAATGGACTAGAGTTCCTCAAACTAAATATTTAGTACACTGCAACATTAGTTCGTTTGCTTTCCCAGATCCTAATTTTGTGAAACAGACCTCGATGTATCATATGGTTCATAACTAATTTCAACAATATAAAAGTATCTTTTACTGTAGAACCACAGACgatgtatacgagtagaccttacaccttatggactttcgtggcccaatctgactgccataccgacttgAAAATTCAGGGGTGATTTTAGcaccctcttctcatggatggtggtcagttgacaaactattcactgaattagcattgatgggctgacagctgtagtgtgtgcataaatacatgtgagttgactatgcagggattgaaattcatttctaaatctgttggtaatattacaaatagcacgaaaatgataatggaggtccgagaccccataaaaatgggtcgaaaagaTACATTGGGTAAAAGAtccactcgtatacctcgtctgacaatactctagaatctttgatgaatcaatgagaatcaaagctaacctagcgaagaagctctatattcatgatgacctatgcaaggcggatcgcagccaatttgctaatattatttagtttttaattaataattgcattacccagctaagagcgatacgattattaattaaacgtaaataatattacccaggtctcaccacgaggaggttgctgcgaatggagacccgaagggagatagatggaatccaagttccatcgatctcccttttacatccttagaaactagattagtcatgccaagtaattattttgtttaaaaagggatgaagctaaattgttggagacgcgacgcgacgcgatgctgaaccgtgcagcagatccgaggatcgaatcaacactacccttggtagattgatttctatttctagaaatcgatctatcattggcaggcgattagatctttcggacaaactggacggccgatcacatgtttcgttcgacgaaacagtggtgaccgaagcaagaaacgagagaacgagtcgagagaagctacttgttaaataattacttggcatacacagatacactagagacttaaaattaacgtcgaagctcaagtctagtcaagttgaatctaaaattcggacgatagaaggaaacaaagttccttggatgttgtaccaagcaattatatggttaaaaagagggatgaagctaaatcgtgggatacgcgacgcgacgcgacgcgatgctgaaccgtgcagcggatccgaggatcgaacctactgcccttgctaactcgatctcaacaagaaaacagagaactgcaaccccgaatcgaggtctccatttctccaacgcaacccgccgggagcccgaaggacccgacttaggctgtctgacaaagagagagtacctgagacagggtcgacttccgctggaaggtatgcgtttccgcagaatacggaaactccacaccttccagcgaagtgccgttttccctcaatcgagcttaccaagggaaggcgattagatctttcggacccgatacacggccgatcacatgtttcaatcgatgaaacagcggtgaccgaagctaggaacgagggaacgagaaaacgagaagctacttattgaataattgcttggtaaaacgcgaaaatatgtacaataaagaaatcttcgacgttaattttaagattcgcgacgaagcttaaatctaatagacttagaattaaatgtccctcggcggatgtagcgtactccctcgatgtccctgcgaataatctgaaactaaaattgatacccatattagtgacatacgaaaggaaatttaataaacaccatgcaaactagacgaagcaatggaataattagtcgtgctgatgtacctaaaagtgagaatctataagattctcgatgcaagacctacctaaggaaatgtacaaaatttacacatgttaggaacaaagtattctacctatacttgcgtaacgagagtataatgtcgaagtaaaatagcaaatgtctacaaaaattgtccgaagaaccatacaaatttcaaagacgaacagaaacaaagattggaaatccaacgcagaattgaaaatccaacgatgaaatcaaagaatgaatatacccaagaattaaacaaaatatcttagcgaaatagaccaagaataaaaatcttattctaattagtgacatcgaaatttataaaataatatacaaacaaaatacataaaataatatacaaacaaaatacataaaataatatacaaacaaaaatggtacatgatccaacacaattatgccaattcaaaaaataaggcagaagTAGAAATACAGGAGGAACACATAATAACCAGATAAAATCGGACAGTAAAACAATaccgaattatgaccaaacaaataaaataaactggtcaattctgtgataataacataaacaagtaaagtgaacttactacttgttgagcattagttaccattaccaaggaag
This genomic window from Colletes latitarsis isolate SP2378_abdomen chromosome 8, iyColLati1, whole genome shotgun sequence contains:
- the LOC143344686 gene encoding uncharacterized protein LOC143344686, with product MESHENEQYVTFPLSGVHDGIQDNIISHEEICEPVDECALQEGLTEVSVTDVNSGITEAQVAVEILTEHSDEEDENRVVYPIYIKQEEQQQYTSGDDESMAVEALRQLGGMYPCFDDKKVSCPNCTNLFTQSEMTKHHTTCTPTKLSCMTCGERFERKMDLNNHMVCHQVDRPHACRACGNLFRSKSSLRCHMLEVHQIERPHKCTICGADFQRPSSLSNHMKIHTYVAGRAIMQSQGNSISQSEETFRKWPEDMTESQNNQVPSSSIQTVQTYDTVNWTVPSYNFHSEQSTVSTISNPQEKIDTLHEFTVMPNGEVTQFEYTQQSNINNQVNQQYNLSLNSFNNTDTMVKVETLSYNNENRRNYVGIETNGTKQHTCRHCGISFSRATALVSHEKIHASKNWNMPIECEYCDKQFQDGNHLATHQTTCAKKIMQNNIEQGTPNNKWGKHSCSDCGKKFTTKQKMFRHQWIHRKKTHSCEVCGTQFEKQNQLDEHRLSAHPGDSPFTCTECGKSFVSRQGLWEHGRTHAGSPAHFHCDTCSKTFSSRQGYLIHHRTHTGERPYGCKFCWKAFRDGGTLRKHERIHTGERPHVCPLCSRAFNQKVVLREHVRWVHAAGKNETEVTGPPFSCPICGALNQDRDELCAHIVKHSDQMIAEAKAKTNNNAPKPKPVKKKSKVSPTTSLQEKQGAVNRMISKAEQNEALLSITETDKSDDQQILNDKQNSTFLVVTTEKRNENYIAISELKPDNVQLIVNEKQDENMHISQTNHSHGDSLNMITIDKQNNAAHVVSIKQKGSTLHPTTNHSEITTMHLIQTSKQNNTLHLISKQNESLPVLTLPNPQDHENFSSQIAQINNSDIPMDMVTHHSTRQDQNVKDHNEIGQESLMQEGTSQTAVIQVVQYHQHESDDGDELVCGICGEDFNDKTVLMEHVKIHI